Proteins encoded together in one Longimicrobiaceae bacterium window:
- the thpR gene encoding RNA 2',3'-cyclic phosphodiesterase, whose product MAASEERRGGGERLFLAVDLPEDARRALEVHLRESLAGRPLPGRAVAPRSWHLTLRFLGDTAPERRVGVVRALREADPGPAFTLGFGGLGAFPRPARASVLWLGVEEGAAPLRALAATAEEAARQAGFPAEARPFSPHLTLSRIRPPQDVRGVVERVPAFRERIPVEEVVLFRSHLGPGGARYEAVEHFPLRAP is encoded by the coding sequence ATGGCGGCGAGCGAGGAGCGGCGGGGCGGGGGAGAGCGCCTCTTCCTGGCGGTGGACCTGCCGGAGGACGCCCGGCGCGCGCTGGAGGTGCACCTGCGCGAATCCCTGGCGGGGCGCCCGCTCCCCGGCCGCGCCGTGGCCCCGCGGAGCTGGCACCTCACGCTCCGCTTCCTGGGCGACACCGCCCCGGAGCGCCGCGTCGGCGTGGTCCGCGCCCTGCGGGAGGCCGACCCCGGCCCGGCGTTCACGCTGGGCTTCGGGGGGCTGGGCGCCTTTCCGCGCCCGGCGCGCGCCTCGGTGCTGTGGCTGGGGGTGGAAGAGGGGGCGGCGCCGCTCCGCGCGCTCGCCGCGACCGCGGAAGAAGCGGCGCGGCAGGCCGGCTTTCCCGCCGAGGCGCGCCCCTTCTCGCCGCACCTGACCCTGAGCCGCATCCGCCCCCCGCAGGACGTGCGCGGCGTGGTGGAGCGCGTCCCCGCCTTCCGGGAGCGGATCCCGGTGGAGGAAGTGGTCCTCTTCCGCAGCCACCTGGGCCCGGGAGGGGCGCGCTACGAGGCCGTCGAGCACTTCCC
- a CDS encoding cupin domain-containing protein — MEKVNLAEKLALFSEHWSPKVVAELNGQQVKLAKLLGEFDWHHHEHEDELFLVVRGRLTIRLRDREVVLDEGELLVVPAGVEHQPVAEEEAHVLLFEPASTLNTGNLRNERTRTELERL, encoded by the coding sequence ATGGAGAAGGTGAACCTGGCGGAGAAGCTCGCGCTCTTTTCGGAGCACTGGAGCCCCAAGGTGGTCGCAGAGCTGAACGGGCAGCAGGTGAAGCTCGCAAAGCTCCTGGGCGAGTTCGACTGGCACCACCACGAGCACGAGGACGAGCTGTTCCTCGTGGTCAGGGGCCGGCTCACGATCCGCCTGCGCGACCGGGAGGTGGTGCTGGACGAGGGCGAGCTCCTCGTGGTCCCGGCCGGCGTGGAGCACCAGCCCGTGGCGGAGGAGGAGGCGCACGTCCTGCTCTTCGAGCCGGCGTCCACCCTCAACACCGGCAACCTCCGCAACGAGCGGACGCGCACCGAGCTGGAACGGCTCTGA